DNA from Clarias gariepinus isolate MV-2021 ecotype Netherlands chromosome 11, CGAR_prim_01v2, whole genome shotgun sequence:
gcttactgacctagaggttagtagtctggaagaaaacacctttgttgaactccccaaagtgttcacacaaaagagtatcccagtctcagtggaaaacattccacaacagcacaacatcgataagtggccatacctcagcgaagtaaaactgcctcacattaatgctggagttgaaattctcataggtaacaaagagcacaggctcctagaaccatggcgagtaattaacagcaggcacaatgggccatacgcAGTAAAGACCTCTCTTGGATgaaccataaatggacctcttcgagagtcggtcgaggaaggcacatgtgacaatgagcaagtgagcgttgcagtcaacagattttccatcgaaagtgtagaacaaatgctgatacaacagtacaaccatgatttttcTCAACgaaactgtgatgacaaagctgagttgtcacaagaggactatcagtttttaggcTCTGTAACTGACTCCTTGCAGTTCACTGACAATCACTTCTACATTGGCCTACCacttaagaaagcagctattcaaatgcccaataaccgaagcgcagccatgcagcgcgcactgaacctcaaacggaagtttaagcataaccgctcctttcacgaagagtatttaaacttcatgaacgacatgtttgaaaagggtcatgcagtcaaggtccccacacctcacctaagtcgacaagacgggcaagtgtggtacatacctcaccatggtgtataccatcctcaaaagaaaaagcttagggtagtctttgactgtgctgccagctatcagggaatatcattaaatagcgagcttctgcagggacccgacctgacaaactcactcattggagtgctcgcacgctttagacaagaggaagttgccatgatggcagatgtggaagccatgtactatcaggttagagttccagaaaaggacacagacttgttgcgtttcctgtggtggccgaatggagacgtgagtcaggacttggttgattataaaatggtcgttcatttgtttggtgcaaagtcatctccaagtgtagctaacttcgcccataggaaaacagcagaagaaaaccgcagcaatgcatctgccgaggcagtcaacacagtacttaaaaacttttatgtagacgactgcttgaagtctgtctctagtcatagtcaagcagttgcgctatatagtaatctcaccaaactgtgcgcaagtggagggtttcacctcaccaagagggcaagtaatagtcgtacattactaacttccatccctgagagtgaaagaatcaaagacatgagggacttgatttgagtaaagacgcactcactgttgagagagctctaggggtgttgtggtgtattaatttagacacgctcaagtttaagattagtttaaaagagcggcctgtgactagaagaggaatcttgtcagtcactagttcaattaatgaccccttaggctttcttgcaccagtcatactgccagctaagatcttaatgcagcagttgtgtaaagagagactcgcttgggacgatgacattcctgAACAATTTATAAGAAGATgaagggcctggctacacgatTTGCATCAactgtctgagtttagtgtagcaagatgcgtaaaaccagttgactttgaagttacaactacagcacaacttcaccacttctcagatgcaagtgaaatgggatatggagttgtctcatatattaggttagtaaatgctgatggactcacacactgtgcagtcatgatggggaattctcgcgtagcgcccctgaaacaaactactatcccccgaatggaattgacagcggcaatggttgctgtaaacaacgacaaaaaaaatgttgaaaggtcaactggaaatagaactgctggactttgtgttttggaccgacagcacaactgtctcgagatacattgttaatgaaaaacttcgctttaaaacctttgtcgctaagagaatctccatcatacgagagtcaaccaagccacagcagtggaggaatgtcaacacttcaaaaaacccagctgacgctgcttccagaggagtttcctgtgaaaaattcatgaaaaacaacaattggatccatggtcccccctttcttaaaaaaccagagagtaaatggcctgagaacattcacgatctgtcgacgtaggaggatgacattgagattaaacactcagcctcagtgaacctcgtaaagactacagagagcacagatgccgtgagtaaactgattaactatcactctgactggtataagttaaaaagatccgttgcctggattctttgcgttaaagacatgcttaaacagagaacaaaaatgaTTAAGGGAcgggcaaacaactcaataacagaaaaccataagtctctaacaattaaggactttacaatggcagaaaacgaagtcattaagttcattcaaaaccaaaaattcaaaggcGAAATtttcatgttacaaaagggtaatgcatccgtaaaaagaaacagttgtctctccaaactagatccagtactgcaggatggagtgctaagagttggaggacgtcttggtaggtctgtaatgcctgagcatgcaaacaccctgtcattatacccaaagactcacacattacaactttaatcttaagaaacactcacgaacaggtcggacattgtggaaggaattatatgctttcaaaattgcggcagaaatactggattccgactgcaaattcccttgtgagaaagtttctgtccagttgtgtgaaatgcaaaaagatcagagcaaagcatagtgaacaaaaaatgtcagaactgccacgtgatagaataacaccagatcacccaccgttcactaacgtaggggtagactattttgtaCCCTTCGAGGTTAAAcagggtagaagtaatgttaaaagatatggcgtattgtttacttgtctgacaacaagagccgtgcacattgaagtcgcgcagtcattagataaagactcctgcttaaatgctattcgacgcttcatgtgcagaagaggccaggtgtcagttatgaaaagtgataatgaaacaaacttcataggcgctgagactgaatttgCGTAAAGCTAtgcaacagtggaatcagtcaaaaatgtaaggtgtcctcatgcaaaaggggatacaatggatgtttaatcctcctgctgggtctcacttcggtggaatatgggaaaggcagataaggtcagtaaaaaaaatcttaaggtctgtactaaaagaacaaacactaaacgatgagagcttgcatacattcctgtgtgaggtggaagctataatgaatgaccgtccccttaccaccgctacagacgatcccacagacctggagcccctgacacctaaccacctgctgctgatgaaaaaacagccaaacttgcctcctggacttttcaaaaaggAGGACACTTACACACGTCGCAaatggaagcaaattcagtaccttgccgacctattctggaagcgatggttgcgtgaatacttgcccttgcttcaggagcgccaaaaatggtctcaggtgagaaaaaacctcacgATCTGAGACGTAGTTCTATAATTGAtaagtcttctccaagaaattcatgggtcgtcggacggatcacgaaagtgttccctgataaaaaaggacttgtgagacgtgtactggttAAAACAAAAACCAgcaccctggaaagacccatcgataagctgtgcctgatatgtaaaatggactgttaattaccttataaagtagtcatataagtctgcgtaccaaatgaatgATAGTAGTTATTCATTTGGTGCACAGCgaaatatgaataccttaagttaaaccgttaacaaatgtttaaagtgttaagaaagttaattaaaattttaatccaatagtaaatgttgtggcccaattgtaaaaaaaaaaaaaggaaaaaacaacaaaacaaaaaaatgtgtgtaattgtcagtcttcctgcctgtcaattagggggcTGGAAATTTAAGGGCCATATtttattcttgtgatttgttatgtttatcttatttcagtttattagttaggcattaagcattaagtatcatacttataatttgtattgtgacatcatttcatgagttgttctgtgacatcatcccacagttatgtagtttcatgtctatcacacgttagttgttgttgttgtagagacacggaaggatacagaaaggtgtggagcacacaagcttttgaccgtgtgacagtaagctaaaaggaatacagtaaaatgagttgtagtaactgtaatctatcgaagctacagaacagagcaagcgacttgtcgtgactacagtggatttatgcaagaaactgtaacaactgttgtactttgatgttgaaaaaaaacaagagacaaagaaatcaacgaaacgtctgaagtcgtcagtaaaactgtgtaacaaaagacacgcgtcagaacttgtgaataacatgcacgtacaagGAGTAAGAGACTGTTTAAAACGACCATTACCCATTTTGTTAGTAAGTTTCAGTTAGTAAACAAACCAGGCTTATCGAAGTTAAGCGgacactttaagctttttttttttttttttaattacgggTGGTGTGACGTTCCAACAGAGTGTATCAGAATCTATTTGAAactgaagaatactgtaatttataagtgtATTATCAAAATGTACAATATCTCCGTGTTCCTGATAACAAAtctcacgtgcctctacacATTTGGAGATTATccacacatttatcaaataccaatatagtgaattaataaggcattcggccaatctaccctgtttctgagaacactctcagaaaaatTAACGACAGGTGCGCCGAGCTGAGTCCACACGCCTCTACGTCaggaaaacaataaaacttATGCACATCCCacgtgtataactgcaactacacgccgctccctgttccaaagaacaaTCTATGGAATATGGctataaccaattaatttatttattttctaaccaCGCGCCTCTACGCCAGGGCCAGCATATACACAATGAGCAcgctacaaatgcctcactaaattactaatattgtaatgcataaattacaTCAACAACAAAACTTACTGAacgtaaaactttttaaaacacacccaAAATAGCGCGTCTCCTCTAATGGGACGTGGTTTGATGACGTAGGTACCCGCGACGACagcgctgtgtatgtttttggCTTATTGCTAACAACACCAGTGCAGTTTCAGTTAAACACCTAGTTTTATCTATATCTTTCAATTATTACAATCACTACAGCCGCTGTAATTTTAATCACTAAATCATCACGAGTAATGCCAAAAACAATgcgagacaaaaacaaattaacacgcATAAAGTAtctttttccaaaatatacCTCAAATATATGCCAATTTACTATGTAAAATGAACTATTGGTTCAAAAACTTTTCTGGCCAAGAAAGGAAGTACAAGTGCAAAAATAATGCTTAACTTACCTTCCTGGAGAGAAAAGGTTAGACGAGCCCCcagattgtaaagtttttctaaagtttcctcagatctatgaggaagagagcaagagagtaaaaataactcctttatatataaaataattctaacagacATTCAGagggtagagtcagaatttggcgtaaagaGAACGAGAACATAGATCCATCATGcattgttaccactgtgcagactgctggtggtggtgtaatggtgtgggggatgttttcttggcacactttgggccccATATTGCCAgttgggctacctgagcattgctttttgaccatgtccatccctttatgaccaccatgtacctaTCCTCTGATaactacttccagcaggataatgcaccatgtcacaaagctcgaataatttcaaattggtttcttgaacatgacaatgagttcactgtacctaaatggcccccacagtcaccagatctcaacccaatagagcatctttgggacgTGGTGGAACGGAagcttcatgccctggatgtgcatcccacaaatctccatcaacctcaaaatgctatcctatcaatacgggccaacatttttaaagaatgctttcagcaccttgttgaatcaatgccacgtagaattaaggcagttctgaaggcgaaagggggtcaaacaccgtattagtatggtgttcctaataatcctttaggtgagtgtgtgtgtatgtatgtatatactgtatatatatatatatatatatatatatatatatatatatatatattaaggtATATATTTGAATGTTTTCCAATTTATCACttttaatacataataaaatatttttttatatataatataaaaaataaaaaacataattaagtgGTATAATAAATTCATACAATGGCAGTTGTGTTGTAATTACATCACTTTCTGAGCCATCCCATGATAAACTATAATTTGCATCTCTATAAATAATGGATACACACAAGTGTAACCAACAGAACAACACAGATAAGGTAAGAGTAAATTTTACTTTGAacctaaatttaaatttgaacctTATTTTGATGGTAAACCATTAAAAGTGTTGTAAGTGCAATTTatcctttaatatatatatatatatatatatatatatatatatatatatatatatatatatatatatatatatatatatatatatatttcattatgGCTGTCATTTCAGGTTGGAAAGAACATAAGCAGTTTAATAATCTACTTCATCATGAGTCTATTTAACACCAGTTTACTACAAAATGCATCATTTGTGCATCCAGAGTACTTTTTTATCATTGGATTTTCTGGATTACCTTTTAGCCAGTactactttgtttttttaatttttgtctaTATTACCTCACTGTGTGGAAACTCACTTGTACTTTACATAATATTAGTTGACAAAAGTCTGCATGTTCCAAAATACATGGGGATCTTTAACTTGGCTCTTTCAGAATTTGGTGAAGCAAATGCATTGACCCCTTACCTTTTTaggacttttctttttaactccCAGTATATATCCTATGATGCTTGTTTGACCAAtatgttttttacttatttctttGCGGGTGGACAGTATTTATCTCTTGTTGTCATGGCATATGATCGCTTTATTGCCATTTGCTTACCTTTGAGATATCATGCTATTGTAAATAACTCCTTTATGGTAGTAACTTTAACAGCAATAtggataattaattttattatagttGCCACCATGGTGGGTTTAATTACACGGCTTTCATTTTGTAAATCTAATAAgataaatagctttttttgtGACCATGCACCAATTTATACAATAGCTTGTAATGACAATAGCTTGAATTACTTAATAGGAAGCATTGCTATTACAGTGTACCTCTATGTACCTTTGACTGCCATAACCTTGTCATATGTAGGCATTCTACTGGCCTTAATTAAGATTACAACTTGGGATGGTCGTCTTAAGGCATTTAAAACATGTGTGTCTCATCTCTTGGTAGtagcaatattttttattcctaCATCAATTACAAATCTTGCAGATGCAATATACGCTCTTCCTCCTAACGCTAGGATAATTAATATTTCCCTATCAGTAGCAATCCCACCAATGTTAAATCCTATCATTTATGTTTTGAACACAAAGGAATTCAGACGcttcattataaaaatgttaaaaaagaaagcatCAGTTTCCCAGTTGCAGGCTTCAGCAATGTAAAACCAAACATTTTTAGTCTTTCAATGGTCTTTAAGGGTCATGTCTGCAAAGGACCAGTGTGTCCAAATTTCGTTCCAGTCAATTAGGAGTCACACCTGAAGGAACTCTTATTCAAATCATTTTGTGCAGTAATTAATTATGCTTAGAgtttgtggatgtgtgtgtatgtgtgtatacaaaaCATAGAGCTGTATAAATGTCACATGAAAGTAGGAAAAAGTATAgtattgtatttttgtgtttttctaagCCATCAACTTAAATGAGCCTTTTGCATTGTATTCATATTCTAcaattctgtattgttttatgCAATACTTTAGAGCGGGTGAGGTGTTGAGACCAAAAGGAACAATAAATTTAGAAGGTCCAGACTGAGACAGTCTGAGTCTCAGAAACCAGTTCtactagaaaaaataaataggaataGGATATATTTGTTTCCCAGTGAGAGTTTGGATTCCTGCTCTGATACACTGCTTTAAATGGCAAATATATGGACACATATCCATAACATGTAAGGGAAAACAGAGGTGTCCAAAGTGTGGAGGTGAACACACATTTGATAAATTTAATATTAGATAAAATTTGCATCTCTATAAATAATGGATACACACAAGTATAACCAACAGAACAACACAGTATACATTGGGTAAATAGAAGGTAAGAGTAAATTTAACTTTGAACCTAACTTTAAATTTGAACCTTATTTTGATGGTAAACCATTAAAAGTGTTGTAAGTGCAtttgtctttatatatatatatatatatatatatatatatatatatatatatatatatatatatatatatatatatatcattatggCTGTCATTTCAGGTTGGAAAGAACATAAGCAGTTTAATAATCTACTTCATCATGAGTCTATTTAACACCAGTTTACTACAAAATGCATCATTTGTGCATCCAGAGTACTTTTTTATCATTGGATTTTCTGGATTACCTTTTAGCCAATACTACTTTGTTTTTGTCTATATTACCTCACTGTGTGGAAACTCACTTGTCCTTTACATAATATTAGTTGACAAAAGTCTGCATGTTCCAAAATACATGGGGATCTTTAACTTGGCTCTTTCAGAATTTGGTGAAGCAAATGCATTGACCCCTTACCTTTTTaggacttttctttttaactccCAGTACATATCCTATGATGCTTGTTTGACCAATAtgtttttacttatttctttGCGGGTGGACAGTATTTATCTCTTGTTGACATGGCATATAATCGCTTAATTGCCACTTGTTTACCTTTGAGATATCATGCTATTGTGAATAACTCCTTTATGGTAGTAACTTTAAGAGCAATAtggataattaattttattatagttGCCACCATGGTGGGTTTAATTACACAGCTTTCATTTTGTAAATCTAATGAgataaatagctttttttgtGACCATGCACCAATTCATACAATAGCTTGTAATGACAATAGCTTGAATTACTTAATAGAAAGCATTGCTATTACAGTGTGCCTCTATGTACCTTTGACTGCCATAACCTTGTCATATGTAGGCATGCTACTGGCCTTAATTAAGATTACAACTTGGGATGGTCGTCTTAAGGCATTTAAAACATGTGTGTCTCATCTCTTGGTAGtagcaatattttttattcctaCATCAATTACAAATCTTGCAGATGCAATATACGCTCTTTCTTCTAATGCTAGGATAATTAATATTTCCCTATCAGTAGCAATTCCACCAATGTTAAATcctattatttatgttttgaaCACAAAGGAATTTAGACGCTTCATTATAAAAATCAGGAGTCACACCTGAAGGAACTCTTATTCAAATCATTTCATGCTGTAATTAATTATGCTTAGATTTTgtggatgtttgtgtgtgtgtgtgtgtgtgtgtgtgtgtgtgtgtgtgtgtgtttgctttgaaTGGCAAAGATATGGACACATAGCCATAACATGTAAGGGAAAACAGAGGTGTCCAAAGTGTGGAGGTGAACACACATTTGATAAATTTAATAATGCACGAGTTAAATGCTGCAAGTGTGAACTGTATAATAAAGTTTGGAAGAAAGGACCAATTCAAACAAACCAACCATGCATTATACCACCAAAAACTAAAAGGAAAGGGTGCACCGAAACcaataaagaaaacaatatttacaaaatatatactataACAAACAGAATGGGTGTGATTGtgtaaaatgtccaaagtccaggTTATTGCAAGCGTGAAAGAGAGAGTGGAATCGGTCTCACCGAAAATGATGGTATAATCCCAAGAGGCCGGTGGTGGAGTTAAAGAGTTTTGGCGAAGCAGTCCCGTCGTTGGTTATCCCGATGTAATGGAAAATCTGCAGGGCACAGTCCTCGTCTGTCTCTCAGTAAACTCTGTAATAATGAAAAGCATTCCAGCGTGCTGTACCTCCTTACTCCCTCCCCGAGTCCTTACCCGGGCCGGCTTTCTATCAGGGTCATATGACCAAGTGCGTCACTGTCTTCCCGAGCTGACCAGAAACACTGTCTCGTGAGGGTTCAAGCGGGAACAATACACATACTCATAGAGGCACAAAAGCTTTTAGGGCGCAATTAATAAGGCACCACAGCTTATTTTTAACATAGTGCCAGCTTACTCTCGCCCTATACAAGTGTCCATTATGTGGCGGTGCTATATAAACCCCCCTCTCCCCAGCTTCCAGCGTATGAGGAGAGCGTCCTTATTAACACATAAAAAAGACCACATTATGTTAAAGATTATGGTGGGTTGCTCCATGCCGTGTAATTTATTGgcccttttttcattttaaatttttgctggtccctcccacttgggcgctagcttaGCAGAGTATTTTGCCCAGTGGCATGTGCGTTTTGTGCCGCCAGGAATTCCTGGAGCTGGCCTTATTGGCTTACTTACTCTCGGCGTGTTAGGTTTCTTCCTCCGCTTGGTCTCTTGTGTTATGATGGATAGAAGTTGCTGCTTGGTCAGGAGTGGGTGGACAGTCAATGCATCAACCCAATGGGCCTGGGAGGGGGTCGCCCCATGATAGCTCTGCTGGTGTTGTCCCGGGGTTTCACGATGGGCAGAGCTAAGCGCATTGACGAATTCCCATACATCCTTGCACACGAAGGGCCACCAGACGCCATCTAACAGCCCTATCAGGGTGTTTTAAGCTGTCCCCTGTGGCCGCCTGATGGATATGTATGGTACTGGCGCAAGAACTGCTGGGTTAAAGACTGCGGGATCACCAGTTAGGCCCTTTCCCCTTGCGTTACCATAGCTCTTTGATATAGCGCCCCCTGATGTTGTACAAAAGCGCTCCTCTGGCTCGGCGTCTTCCCAGGGTACTCTCCAGCAGCCAGTTGAGCTATTTGTCGGTCGTCCTGCTGGGCTTGCGCTATCTTCTCAAGGGCGCTGGGCAAGCCAGCTATatgcggcaagctgtgaaaatgcccttcattacctgtagggggcagtcgtgtttcagtctgaagtattgtgtgtctactgaagccgaaaatgtgttatgtgttatgtctcttaggcggcCATTGACATCAAGCAACAGAGCTCATacacgtgtcaagctcaaactgtaaatactaatatgtatttatttttcattttcctttttccttcaaTAATGATACTTCTTTAAGTGTGCTTTccccattcagtattattattagtagtagtagtattagtgctcccactgtattattattattattcctattattattgaaacttattattattatgtgtataCTTCCGAATAGTTCCGGTTCCGGGACGAGAACGCTGTGCTGCCGCTTCGTACCtggattgtttgttttttttgtttgtttgcgcTGTTTGTTTACTGCTTAGTATTTGGAGGTGCTGTTTCCTATTTAGTCTGCTGTTTTTGGTGAAGTGGCAGCTTAGGGGCTAGCGTTGTTTTTGCCCGTG
Protein-coding regions in this window:
- the LOC128533278 gene encoding olfactory receptor 10A2-like, with protein sequence MSLFNTSLLQNASFVHPEYFFIIGFSGLPFSQYYFVFLIFVYITSLCGNSLVLYIILVDKSLHVPKYMGIFNLALSEFGEANALTPYLFRTFLFNSQYISYDACLTNMFFTYFFAGGQYLSLVVMAYDRFIAICLPLRYHAIVNNSFMVVTLTAIWIINFIIVATMVGLITRLSFCKSNKINSFFCDHAPIYTIACNDNSLNYLIGSIAITVYLYVPLTAITLSYVGILLALIKITTWDGRLKAFKTCVSHLLVVAIFFIPTSITNLADAIYALPPNARIINISLSVAIPPMLNPIIYVLNTKEFRRFIIKMLKKKASVSQLQASAM